Proteins encoded by one window of Actinocorallia herbida:
- a CDS encoding NAD(P)/FAD-dependent oxidoreductase, whose product MAGNVSGRCGEHAVVIGGSIAGLLAARVLSDGFAKVTVLDRDGFSGRDVPRKGVPQGHHTHGLLAKGREILEEFFPGFTDGLVKDGAVLCDAQNDCVWYNDGLRMRPAPSDLQALAVGRPMLENRLRVRVAALPNVEIRARHEVTGLLLGARGVGGVRVVPVGGGAEAEIEADLVVNASGRGNRGAVWLRELGYEPPAEERVDSGLVYVTREFRGHPGDAEVTAILCAHSTASPLGGFAIRAEGDRWLITVLGMGADIPSTDPAEFTGFAARLPVPEIHRLASRLEPLGPPRLMRIPTSVRRRYERMRAFPDGYAVIGDALCQFNPSYGQGMTIAACEAVALRDALRGGTAGLARRFFPAAAKVIDVPWDMAVGADLRFPHIEGARTPKVKLLNAYVARIHVAAQVDPVVGNAFLQVSNLVKPPQSLFAPRILARVLRRRPGRTTPPVLPDAVPAEALLAHTAEAG is encoded by the coding sequence ATGGCGGGGAATGTGAGCGGGCGGTGCGGGGAGCACGCGGTCGTGATCGGGGGGAGCATCGCGGGGCTGCTGGCCGCGCGGGTGCTCAGTGACGGGTTCGCGAAGGTGACGGTGCTGGACCGGGACGGGTTCAGCGGGCGGGACGTGCCCCGTAAGGGGGTGCCGCAGGGGCATCACACGCACGGGCTGCTGGCGAAGGGGCGGGAGATCCTCGAGGAGTTCTTCCCCGGGTTCACCGACGGGCTGGTGAAGGACGGGGCGGTGCTGTGCGACGCGCAGAACGACTGCGTCTGGTACAACGACGGCCTGCGGATGCGGCCGGCGCCGTCGGATCTGCAGGCTCTCGCCGTCGGCAGGCCGATGCTGGAGAACCGGCTGCGGGTCCGGGTCGCGGCGCTGCCGAACGTGGAGATCCGCGCGCGGCACGAGGTGACCGGGCTGCTGCTCGGGGCCCGCGGGGTCGGCGGGGTCAGGGTCGTACCGGTCGGGGGCGGTGCGGAGGCGGAGATCGAGGCCGACCTCGTGGTCAACGCGTCGGGGCGCGGTAACAGGGGAGCGGTCTGGCTGCGGGAGCTCGGGTACGAGCCGCCCGCCGAGGAACGGGTCGACTCCGGGCTCGTCTACGTGACCCGTGAGTTCCGCGGCCACCCCGGGGACGCCGAGGTGACCGCGATCCTGTGCGCGCACTCGACGGCCTCGCCGCTCGGCGGGTTCGCGATCCGTGCCGAGGGAGACCGCTGGCTCATCACGGTGCTCGGCATGGGCGCCGACATCCCGTCGACCGATCCCGCGGAGTTCACCGGGTTCGCCGCGCGGCTGCCCGTGCCCGAGATCCACCGGCTGGCGTCCCGGCTGGAGCCGCTCGGCCCGCCGCGGCTGATGCGGATCCCGACGAGCGTCCGCCGCCGGTATGAGCGGATGCGTGCGTTTCCCGATGGCTATGCCGTGATCGGTGACGCGCTGTGCCAGTTCAACCCGTCCTACGGGCAGGGCATGACGATCGCGGCGTGCGAGGCCGTCGCGCTCCGCGACGCGCTGCGCGGCGGGACGGCCGGGCTCGCCCGCCGGTTCTTCCCCGCCGCGGCGAAGGTCATCGACGTCCCGTGGGACATGGCGGTCGGCGCCGACCTGCGCTTCCCGCACATCGAGGGCGCCCGCACCCCGAAGGTGAAGCTCCTCAACGCCTACGTCGCGCGCATCCACGTCGCCGCGCAGGTCGACCCCGTCGTCGGCAACGCCTTCCTCCAGGTCAGCAACCTGGTGAAGCCGCCGCAGAGCCTGTTCGCCCCGCGCATCCTCGCCCGGGTCCTCCGCCGCCGCCCGGGCCGCACGACCCCGCCGGTCCTCCCGGACGCGGTCCCGGCCGAAGCGCTCCTCGCCCACACGGCCGAGGCGGGCTGA
- a CDS encoding carotenoid oxygenase family protein, translated as MAHPYLEGPHAPVSEELTLTDLKVTGVLPESLNGRYLRNGPNPIGEVDPDVYHWFGGDAMVHGIRLREGRAEWYRNRWVRGPAAARKLGEGARPSSGPAGMDLVAPNTNVLAHAGRTLALTEGGIANMELGYELDTVGACDFGGTITGGYTAHPKRDPATGELHAVSYSFARGSEVQYSVIGTDGRARRTVDIEVGGSTMMHDFSLTENFVVIYDLPVTFDLDRVMPPKRVRAPVPLSDEARLVAGAALGGITVPDPVAAAAKTAKAAAMPYSWKHGYRARVGIMPREGGNADVRWFDIDACYVMHPLNAYEDGDAVVLDVARMPKIFDNDDASIGEVTTTLERWTADLRTGRLTRALLDDRSQDFPRVDERFLGRRHRYGYTVQIASGPAPVSHTLIKHDLAAATARTRSFGPGTAIGEFVFEPAAPDSPEGHGHLMGLVSHLAEGSTDLAVLDAETLDTVAAVHLPVRVPTGFHGNWLPD; from the coding sequence ATGGCACACCCCTACCTGGAGGGCCCGCACGCCCCGGTATCCGAGGAGCTGACGCTCACCGACCTGAAGGTCACCGGCGTTTTGCCGGAGAGCCTCAACGGGCGGTACCTGCGCAACGGGCCGAACCCGATCGGGGAAGTGGACCCCGACGTCTACCACTGGTTCGGTGGCGACGCGATGGTGCACGGGATCAGGCTGCGGGAGGGGCGGGCCGAGTGGTACCGCAACCGGTGGGTGCGCGGCCCCGCCGCGGCCCGGAAGCTGGGCGAGGGCGCGCGGCCCTCGTCAGGGCCCGCCGGAATGGACCTGGTGGCGCCGAACACCAACGTCCTCGCGCACGCGGGACGGACGCTGGCGCTCACCGAGGGCGGCATCGCCAACATGGAACTCGGCTACGAGCTCGACACCGTCGGGGCCTGCGACTTCGGCGGGACCATCACCGGCGGCTACACCGCGCACCCCAAGCGGGATCCGGCCACGGGCGAACTGCACGCGGTGTCGTACTCGTTCGCGCGCGGCAGCGAGGTCCAGTACTCGGTGATCGGGACGGACGGACGGGCGCGCCGGACCGTCGACATCGAGGTCGGCGGCAGCACGATGATGCACGACTTCTCCCTCACCGAGAACTTCGTCGTGATCTACGATCTGCCCGTCACGTTCGACCTCGACCGGGTCATGCCGCCCAAGCGCGTCCGGGCGCCGGTGCCGCTGTCGGACGAGGCGAGGCTGGTCGCGGGCGCGGCGCTCGGCGGGATCACGGTCCCCGACCCCGTCGCCGCCGCGGCGAAGACGGCCAAGGCGGCGGCGATGCCCTACAGCTGGAAACACGGCTACCGGGCCCGTGTCGGCATCATGCCCCGCGAAGGCGGCAACGCCGACGTCCGCTGGTTCGACATCGACGCCTGCTACGTCATGCACCCCCTGAACGCCTACGAGGACGGCGACGCGGTCGTCCTCGACGTCGCCCGCATGCCGAAGATCTTCGACAACGACGACGCCTCGATCGGCGAGGTCACCACCACCCTCGAACGCTGGACCGCCGACCTGCGCACCGGGCGCCTCACCCGCGCGCTCCTCGACGACCGCTCCCAGGACTTCCCCCGTGTCGACGAACGCTTCCTCGGCCGCCGCCACCGCTACGGCTACACCGTCCAGATCGCCTCCGGCCCCGCCCCCGTCAGCCACACCCTCATCAAGCACGACCTCGCCGCGGCCACCGCCCGGACCCGCTCCTTCGGCCCCGGCACCGCCATCGGCGAGTTCGTCTTCGAGCCCGCCGCCCCCGACTCCCCCGAAGGCCACGGCCACCTCATGGGCCTCGTCTCCCACCTGGCCGAAGGCAGCACCGACCTCGCCGTCCTCGACGCCGAGACCCTCGACACCGTCGCCGCGGTCCACCTCCCCGTCCGCGTCCCCACCGGCTTCCACGGCAACTGGCTCCCGGACTGA
- a CDS encoding LVIVD repeat-containing protein, with product MASRVLHRPTFSLVTALLAALALVLGGAPASADPVIPGVDEAVSSPDLKHLANLPKQGAFASPTAYNSDLAFKGDLAFAGNYNGFTVYDIDKAAAPTIVSQVLCPGSQNDISVTGNLLFLSTDSSRSDDSCQSVAKPVTDPTAWEGIKIFDISDPANPRYVKSVETKCGSHTHTLVPSKSRKTVYLYVSSYLTSAASVGADCTYPHDKISVIKVPVKDPTAAALVAEPVLFSDGGNPGDGLAYPETTYATTGCHDLTVYPDKDLMAGACMGDGALFDISDREYPRLITAVRDDVNFSFWHSATFNNKADKVVFTDELGGGGTATCNETIGSSKGADAIYDIVGKGDRRKLVFRSYFKIPRANADTENCVAHNGNLIPVKGRDIMVQAWYQGGISVWDFTNSRKPKELAYFERGPLSATSLVLGGSWSAYYYNGHIFSNDIQKGFDVLDVTDPLTKHADRYEYRQLNPQTQYDLF from the coding sequence ATGGCCTCCAGAGTCCTGCACAGACCGACCTTCTCCCTCGTGACCGCCCTGCTCGCCGCGCTCGCCCTCGTCCTCGGCGGCGCCCCCGCGTCCGCCGACCCGGTCATCCCGGGCGTCGACGAGGCCGTGTCGAGCCCCGACCTCAAGCACCTCGCGAACCTCCCCAAGCAGGGGGCGTTCGCCTCGCCCACCGCCTACAACTCCGACCTCGCCTTCAAGGGCGACCTGGCCTTCGCCGGCAACTACAACGGCTTCACGGTGTACGACATCGACAAGGCCGCCGCGCCGACGATCGTCAGCCAGGTCCTCTGCCCCGGATCGCAGAACGACATCTCCGTCACCGGGAACCTGCTGTTCCTATCGACCGACTCCTCCCGCAGCGACGACTCGTGCCAGAGCGTCGCCAAGCCCGTCACCGACCCGACGGCCTGGGAGGGCATCAAGATCTTCGACATCAGCGATCCGGCGAACCCGCGGTACGTCAAGTCGGTCGAGACCAAGTGCGGGTCCCACACCCACACCCTCGTGCCGTCCAAGAGCAGGAAGACCGTCTACCTGTACGTCTCGTCCTACCTGACGAGCGCGGCGAGCGTCGGCGCGGACTGCACGTACCCGCACGACAAGATCTCCGTGATCAAGGTGCCGGTCAAGGACCCGACGGCGGCGGCGCTGGTCGCCGAACCCGTCCTGTTCAGCGACGGCGGCAACCCCGGCGACGGCCTCGCCTACCCCGAGACCACCTACGCGACCACCGGCTGCCACGACCTGACCGTCTACCCGGACAAGGACCTGATGGCCGGCGCCTGCATGGGCGACGGCGCGCTGTTCGACATCTCCGACCGGGAGTATCCGCGGCTCATCACCGCGGTCCGCGACGACGTGAACTTCTCGTTCTGGCACTCGGCGACGTTCAACAACAAGGCCGACAAGGTCGTCTTCACCGACGAACTGGGCGGCGGCGGCACGGCCACCTGCAACGAGACGATCGGATCGTCCAAGGGCGCCGACGCCATCTACGACATCGTCGGCAAGGGCGACAGGCGCAAGCTCGTCTTCCGCAGCTACTTCAAGATCCCGCGCGCCAACGCCGACACCGAGAACTGCGTCGCGCACAACGGCAACCTGATCCCGGTCAAGGGCCGCGACATCATGGTCCAGGCCTGGTACCAGGGCGGCATCTCCGTCTGGGACTTCACGAACTCCCGCAAGCCGAAGGAGCTCGCCTACTTCGAACGCGGCCCCCTGTCGGCGACCTCCCTCGTCCTCGGCGGCTCCTGGTCCGCCTACTACTACAACGGCCACATCTTCTCCAACGACATCCAGAAGGGCTTCGACGTCCTGGACGTCACCGATCCCCTCACCAAGCACGCCGACCGCTACGAGTACCGGCAGCTGAACCCGCAGACCCAGTACGACCTGTTCTAG
- a CDS encoding DUF305 domain-containing protein, translating to MGVPKRGAGALAVAGLTAALLTGCGGGEDPVPGPTATMLAPGRPGEPNATVTAGPTADPAPAEADVTFMRMMIVHHGQAIEMSELAPGRAADPRVKSLASRISAAQTGEITLMRDWLRRHKKLPATDHDHHAMPGMITPGELAALKAARATEFDRRYLTLMIKHHEGALTMADTVLAGGTDTVALQLAKDVNTTQQAEINRMRALL from the coding sequence ATGGGTGTGCCGAAACGCGGTGCCGGTGCCCTTGCCGTCGCGGGCTTGACGGCCGCGCTGCTCACCGGGTGCGGTGGTGGCGAGGACCCGGTCCCGGGTCCCACCGCGACGATGCTGGCCCCGGGCCGTCCCGGCGAGCCGAACGCGACGGTCACCGCGGGCCCGACCGCCGACCCCGCGCCCGCGGAGGCCGACGTGACCTTCATGCGCATGATGATCGTCCACCACGGCCAGGCGATCGAGATGTCCGAGCTCGCCCCCGGCCGCGCCGCGGACCCTCGCGTGAAGTCCCTGGCGTCCCGGATCAGCGCCGCCCAGACCGGCGAGATCACCCTCATGCGCGACTGGCTCCGCCGCCACAAGAAGCTCCCCGCCACCGACCACGACCACCACGCCATGCCCGGGATGATCACCCCCGGCGAGCTGGCCGCGCTCAAGGCGGCCCGCGCCACCGAGTTCGACCGCCGCTACCTCACCCTCATGATCAAGCACCACGAGGGCGCCCTCACCATGGCCGACACGGTCCTCGCCGGGGGCACCGACACCGTCGCCCTCCAGCTGGCCAAGGACGTCAACACCACCCAGCAGGCCGAGATCAACCGCATGCGCGCCCTGCTCTAG
- a CDS encoding AraC family transcriptional regulator: MDALAALLNAQRARGAFLLRSLMDPPWSMLIEDGAPLTVVVLARGTAWLTPASGAPVELTPGAVALARGPSPYTVADAPGTPAQISIGPGQVCASLDGTRLEERMSQGVRTWGNSPDGRTVMLTGTYETAAETARDLLDALPPLLVLPADTAREPLITALTAEITTDAPGQSAVLDRLLDLLTVTLLRAWLTRPDGDPPGWYRAQSDPLVGRALRLLEHNPAHPWTVDALAAGLSVSRSTLTRRFTALVGASPMAHLTRHRLNLAADLLADPSLTLDAIARRVGYGTAFALSTAFKRVRGLTPAEHRAAVGAA; this comes from the coding sequence ATGGACGCTCTCGCCGCCCTGCTGAACGCCCAGCGCGCCCGCGGCGCGTTCCTGCTGCGCTCGCTCATGGACCCGCCGTGGTCGATGCTGATCGAGGACGGCGCGCCGTTGACCGTCGTGGTCCTCGCCCGCGGCACCGCCTGGCTCACGCCCGCGTCCGGTGCGCCGGTGGAGCTGACACCGGGCGCGGTCGCGCTGGCCCGGGGCCCCTCCCCGTACACCGTGGCGGACGCTCCGGGCACCCCCGCGCAGATCTCCATCGGCCCCGGACAGGTCTGCGCCTCCCTGGACGGAACCCGGCTCGAGGAGCGGATGTCCCAGGGCGTGCGGACCTGGGGGAACAGCCCCGACGGCCGGACGGTCATGCTCACCGGCACCTACGAGACGGCCGCGGAGACCGCCCGGGACCTCCTCGACGCGCTGCCGCCGCTCCTGGTGCTCCCCGCCGACACCGCCCGGGAGCCCCTGATCACCGCGCTCACCGCGGAGATCACCACCGACGCGCCGGGCCAGTCCGCCGTCCTGGACCGCCTCCTCGACCTGCTCACCGTCACCCTGCTGCGTGCCTGGCTCACCCGTCCCGACGGCGACCCGCCCGGCTGGTACCGCGCGCAGTCCGACCCGCTCGTGGGCCGGGCGCTGCGCCTGCTCGAGCACAATCCCGCGCACCCGTGGACGGTCGACGCCCTGGCCGCCGGCCTGTCGGTCTCCCGCTCCACGCTGACCCGCCGCTTCACCGCGCTCGTGGGCGCGTCCCCCATGGCCCATCTGACCCGGCACCGCCTGAACCTGGCCGCCGACCTCCTCGCCGACCCGTCCCTCACCCTCGACGCCATCGCCCGGCGGGTCGGCTACGGCACGGCTTTCGCGCTCAGCACCGCCTTCAAACGCGTCCGCGGGCTGACCCCGGCCGAGCACCGCGCGGCCGTCGGCGCGGCCTAG
- a CDS encoding DUF1772 domain-containing protein, which translates to MIRALLLVSAVGAGVGAGVFFAFSTFVMRALGTLPTVQGVAAMQAVNRAAPHPLFMLVLFGTAATGVAAGVSALRDPSAPGAAPAIVGAGLALVPVILTICYHVPYNDRLAGLDPVAPATADYWAAYLSRWTAANHVRCLTGIGAATSFALAYRGLR; encoded by the coding sequence ATGATCCGCGCTCTGCTGCTCGTCTCCGCCGTCGGCGCCGGGGTCGGCGCCGGTGTCTTCTTCGCCTTCTCCACCTTCGTCATGCGCGCGCTAGGCACGCTGCCGACCGTCCAGGGCGTGGCCGCGATGCAGGCGGTCAACCGGGCCGCGCCGCACCCGCTGTTCATGCTCGTGCTGTTCGGGACCGCCGCGACGGGCGTCGCCGCCGGGGTCTCCGCGCTGCGCGACCCGTCGGCGCCGGGGGCCGCGCCGGCGATCGTGGGAGCCGGGCTCGCCCTCGTACCGGTGATCCTCACGATCTGCTACCACGTGCCGTACAACGACCGGCTCGCCGGCCTGGACCCCGTCGCCCCCGCCACCGCCGACTACTGGGCCGCCTACCTGTCCCGGTGGACGGCCGCCAACCACGTGCGCTGTCTGACCGGCATCGGGGCGGCGACCTCCTTCGCCCTGGCCTACCGCGGGCTGCGGTGA